A genomic segment from Malaclemys terrapin pileata isolate rMalTer1 chromosome 1, rMalTer1.hap1, whole genome shotgun sequence encodes:
- the LAG3 gene encoding lymphocyte activation gene 3 protein encodes MTLAFMPLSLTLMLLVTNASSTSPGAPKEQRGEQRVWAKVGDLVVLPCHLSPQELQSSWKQLYEKTAVRWERHGESSHKEPHMVLEVEYSGLLKRARSMMPRASVRETGFRQGDFSLWIEPLLSDDAGHYEALVRYGKETRRCQLELGMVTVTVNPPGLLVETEPLLLNCNSSHPAKLVGMRWFRNGSLVPISSRFRSRHGALSISRTTVSDSGPWRCELTYSDDERVSATFNLQILGFAGPASPVVYAAVGSAANLPCLLNRDPSASSILGVSVHWSHLAGGDLEIWGISRNGSNGSFTLHLPEVGPWDAGQYCCAVSVHGTTITRDVTLAVMTVTPSIKGPVAEGSRLLLICSLTHPRGHEYFQWRQLSSGLSNGSSFEVTPRSPVVQRYYLGSTLELTHVSQEDIGTWECSVHGSEGRLGAVEYELYITGAQLSDPRPILDGQTSFGLILVLVLLLVASILALILQNRRIFSPAFPALERVVTAPTPGNAGKDEGQEGKSLQTEC; translated from the exons ATGCCCCTGTCTCTCACCCTCATGCTGCTGGTGACCAATG CCAGCAGTACTTCCCCTGGAGCACCaaaggagcagaggggggagcagagggtgtgGGCCAAAGTGGGAGACCTGGTTGTGCTCCCCTGTCACCTGAGTCctcaggagctgcagagcagctggaagcagctgtATGAGAAGACAGCTGTCCGCTGGGAGCGGCATGGGGAAAG CTCCCACAAAGAGCCCCACATGGTGCTGGAGGTGGAGTACAGTGGTCTCCTGAAAAGAGCCCGATCCATGATGCCCCGAGCCTCAGTTAGGGAAACTGGCTTCCGCCAAGGGGACTTCTCCCTCTGGATTGAGCCACTACTGAGTGACGATGCAGGCCATTACGAGGCGCTGGTGAGATATGGCAAGGAGACTCGGCGCTGCCAGTTGGAGCTGGGCATGGTGACAG TGACTGTCAATCCCCCAGGCCTCCTGGTGGAAACGGAGCCTCTCTTGCTAAACTGCAACTCCAGTCATCCAGCTAAGCTTGTGGGGATGCGCTGGTTCCGTAATGGCAGCCTGGTCCCCATCTCCAGCAGGTTCCGTTCCCGCCATGGGGCTCTATCCATCTCCAGGACAACTGTAAGCGATTCAGGGCCCTGGCGCTGCGAACTCACGTACTCGGATGATGAGAGAGTTTCTGCCACATTCAACCTTCAAATTCTAG GTTTTGCTGGGCCAGCCTCTCCTGTAGTCTATGCTGCAGTAGGATCTGCTGCAAAccttccctgcctcctgaacCGAGACCCCAGTGCTTCCAGCATTCTAGGGGTGTCAGTCCACTGGAGCCATCTTGCAGGAGGGGATCTGGAAATATGGGGCATCTCCAGGAATGGGAGCAACGGGAGCTTCACCCTCCATCTCCCTGAGGTGGGGCCATGGGACGCAGGGCAATACTGCTGTGCTGTCTCTGTCCATGGCACAACCATCACTAGGGATGTGACCTTGGCAGTGATGACAG tcaCCCCGAGTATCAAAGGGCCAGTCGCTGAAGGCTCTCGTCTGCTGCTTATCTGCAGCCTCACCCACCCCAGGGGGCACGAGTACTTTCAGTGGAGGCAACTGAGTTCAGGCCTCAGCAACGGGAGCTCATTTGAGGTCACTCCCAGGAGCCCAGTAGTCCAGCGCTACTATCTGGGTTCCACCCTGGAACTGACCCATGTGTCCCAGGAGGATATCGGCACCTGGGAGTGCAGTGTCCATGGCTCAGAAgggaggctgggagctgtggaATATGAGCTGTATATTACAG GTGCCCAGCTCTCTGATCCTCGTCCCATTCTGGATGGGCAGACCTCTTTTGGCCTTATCCTTGTCCTCGTTCTCCTGCTTGTGGCCTCCATCCTGGCTTTGATCCTGCAGAACCGTAGG ATATTCTCCCCAGCCTTCCCGGCACTGGAGCGGGTGGTTACCGCACCCACACCAGGGAATGCAGGAAAAGATGAAGGCCAGGAAGGGAAAAGCCTGCAAACAGAGTGCTGA